One stretch of Pedobacter riviphilus DNA includes these proteins:
- a CDS encoding S9 family peptidase — translation MMNRYWLTVMACTLAITANAQQKALTVKDYERAESFMSYNTAKYIDHSTVQPNWLEGDKFWYTTKANGAEQTFLVDPVKKTKTLTTDYKSSATPSRGGAGRNEVLSPDRKKAILIKDYNLFVKDVATGKLTQLTTDGIKDYGYATDNAGWKHSDGPILRWSPDSKKIATFQQDQRNSKDMYLVTTNVGAPTLKAWKYPLPGDKQIATIRRVIIDVENPKIISLNIPADQHRATLSDDISSSGTFDDIDWKADGTEVAFLSTSRDHKNEKFRIANATTGAVREVFEETVKTQYESGQGAINWRYLPASNEIIWYSERDNWGHLYLYDSSNGKLKNQITKGDFVVSRLVKVDEKTRTLYFMANGREKGNPYFSYLYKIGFDGKNLTLLTPEAGNHQVVFSPSFEYFVDSYSQPDVPGVTVLRSINGKLINTLEKTDVSRLAAAGWKAPIPVTVKAKDGKTDIYGLVFTPTKMDAGQKYPVIDYIYPGPQGGSVGSWSFAASRGDNQALAELGFIVVVIEGTSNPDRSKSFHDMSYGNMAENTLPDQIAAIRQLSANYPIDTTKVGIWGHSGGGFATAAAMFRYPDFFKVGISESGNHDNRNYEDDWGERYNGLVENSDYEAQANQNYAKNLKGKLMLVHGMMDDNVPPYNTLLVVEALEKANKSFDLVIFPNSAHGYGDYSPYMTRRRWDYFVQHLLGAEPPKDYQMKANTK, via the coding sequence ATGATGAATAGATATTGGCTTACCGTAATGGCTTGTACTTTGGCCATTACAGCAAATGCTCAGCAGAAAGCTTTAACCGTTAAAGATTACGAAAGAGCGGAAAGTTTTATGAGCTACAATACAGCGAAGTACATCGACCATTCCACTGTGCAACCTAACTGGCTTGAAGGTGATAAATTTTGGTATACTACTAAAGCGAATGGTGCTGAACAAACTTTTTTGGTAGATCCGGTAAAGAAAACCAAAACGCTAACTACCGATTATAAAAGCAGTGCAACACCATCACGTGGTGGGGCTGGCCGCAATGAAGTTTTATCTCCCGATAGAAAAAAAGCCATTTTAATCAAAGATTATAACCTCTTTGTTAAAGATGTAGCTACAGGGAAATTAACCCAACTAACTACTGACGGTATTAAAGATTATGGTTATGCTACCGATAATGCGGGATGGAAACATAGTGATGGACCAATTTTGCGCTGGTCGCCTGATTCGAAAAAGATAGCCACTTTTCAGCAAGATCAGCGTAATTCGAAAGATATGTACCTGGTAACTACTAATGTTGGAGCCCCAACGTTAAAAGCCTGGAAATATCCTTTGCCTGGTGATAAACAGATCGCGACCATCAGAAGGGTAATTATTGATGTTGAAAATCCAAAGATAATTTCGCTTAACATTCCTGCAGATCAACACCGCGCTACCTTAAGCGATGATATTTCGAGCAGTGGTACCTTTGATGATATCGATTGGAAAGCCGATGGCACTGAAGTAGCATTTCTGTCTACTTCCCGCGATCATAAAAATGAAAAATTCCGCATTGCCAATGCCACAACAGGTGCTGTTCGCGAAGTTTTCGAAGAAACCGTAAAAACACAGTACGAATCTGGCCAGGGCGCTATCAACTGGCGTTATCTTCCTGCCTCTAATGAAATTATCTGGTATTCTGAAAGGGATAACTGGGGACATCTGTATTTATATGATTCAAGCAACGGCAAACTAAAAAACCAGATTACCAAAGGCGATTTTGTGGTTTCACGTTTGGTTAAAGTAGACGAAAAAACACGTACGCTTTATTTCATGGCTAACGGTCGCGAAAAAGGTAATCCTTATTTCAGTTACCTGTATAAAATTGGTTTCGATGGGAAAAATTTAACCCTTTTAACGCCAGAAGCTGGTAATCACCAGGTCGTATTTTCTCCATCTTTCGAATATTTTGTAGATAGTTACTCGCAGCCTGATGTACCTGGCGTTACCGTTTTAAGAAGTATCAACGGTAAACTAATCAATACCTTAGAGAAAACAGATGTATCGAGGTTGGCCGCCGCAGGTTGGAAAGCACCTATTCCGGTTACTGTTAAGGCCAAAGATGGTAAAACAGATATCTATGGACTGGTTTTTACACCAACCAAAATGGATGCCGGGCAGAAATATCCGGTTATCGATTATATTTATCCGGGCCCTCAGGGTGGTAGTGTAGGCAGTTGGTCTTTTGCGGCTTCACGTGGAGATAATCAGGCTTTAGCCGAGCTGGGCTTTATTGTAGTCGTAATAGAAGGAACCAGTAATCCCGACCGCTCTAAAAGCTTCCATGATATGAGCTATGGCAATATGGCCGAGAATACCTTGCCTGATCAGATTGCAGCCATCAGACAGCTTTCTGCCAATTATCCTATTGATACAACTAAAGTAGGTATCTGGGGACACTCAGGCGGAGGCTTTGCCACTGCTGCGGCCATGTTCCGCTATCCGGATTTCTTTAAAGTAGGAATTTCTGAATCAGGTAATCACGACAACAGAAACTATGAGGACGATTGGGGCGAACGTTATAATGGCTTGGTAGAAAATTCGGATTACGAAGCACAGGCCAACCAAAACTACGCCAAAAACCTAAAAGGAAAACTGATGTTGGTACATGGTATGATGGACGACAATGTACCACCTTACAATACATTATTAGTAGTTGAGGCATTAGAAAAAGCAAACAAATCTTTCGATCTGGTGATTTTTCCAAATAGTGCACACGGTTATGGTGATTACTCACCTTATATGACGCGTCGCCGTTGGGATTACTTTGTACAACATCTTTTAGGAGCAGAGCCACCTAAAGATTATCAAATGAAAGCTAATACAAAATAA
- a CDS encoding DMT family transporter — MKKSYLVLHFAVILAGFTGIFGKLISLNEGLLVWYRVLFSAIILWLVLKLFKVKTDIKLNEKFNISKIGMFITVHWVFFYASIKYSNISVGVVCYCLTSFFTAIFAPLINRYRFNLSEILLSLLTLFGIALIFHFDSSYQLGIGLGVISSAFAALHTIYNERLVKIYDSRLINYYQMFGGTVGLGILLPMYLHFFPVETIIPSMKDTGYLILLASFCTVGLYVLFAESLKRISAFTVNLSFNLEPVYAIILAFMFFNEGKELNLSFYIGLAFVMTSVILQTVISMRK, encoded by the coding sequence ATGAAAAAATCATATTTGGTATTACACTTTGCTGTAATACTTGCAGGCTTTACCGGCATATTCGGTAAGCTTATATCCCTCAATGAAGGTCTTTTAGTTTGGTACAGGGTCCTTTTCTCCGCAATTATTTTATGGTTGGTTTTAAAACTATTTAAGGTAAAAACCGACATTAAACTAAACGAGAAATTTAACATTTCAAAAATAGGGATGTTTATTACGGTGCACTGGGTGTTTTTCTATGCCAGCATTAAGTATTCGAATATCTCAGTCGGAGTGGTATGCTACTGTTTAACCAGCTTTTTCACGGCAATTTTTGCGCCCCTTATTAACCGATATCGGTTTAATCTGTCAGAAATATTGTTAAGCTTGCTTACCTTGTTCGGCATCGCTTTGATTTTCCACTTCGATTCGTCCTATCAGCTGGGCATTGGTTTAGGTGTAATCTCTTCTGCTTTTGCCGCACTTCATACCATTTATAACGAAAGATTGGTAAAAATTTACGACAGTAGGCTTATCAACTATTATCAGATGTTTGGCGGAACAGTAGGCTTGGGCATTTTACTTCCTATGTATCTACATTTCTTTCCTGTCGAAACCATAATCCCAAGCATGAAAGATACAGGCTACCTCATTTTACTGGCCTCTTTTTGTACTGTTGGCCTGTATGTCTTGTTTGCCGAATCTTTAAAGCGTATTTCTGCTTTTACGGTAAACCTCAGCTTTAACCTGGAACCTGTTTATGCAATAATACTTGCCTTTATGTTTTTTAACGAGGGTAAAGAATTGAACCTGTCATTTTATATCGGTTTGGCTTTCGTAATGACTTCAGTCATTTTACAAACAGTGATTTCGATGAGGAAATAA
- the ppsA gene encoding phosphoenolpyruvate synthase, translating to MGNYVIGFYEIGRSEILEAGGKGANLGELSKIEGIKVPDGFCITTRAYEKITANNKQFNDLLDELSQLKAADLHAVSKTSAKIRTLIENISIPDDIAQEIGKHLANFHRYEAFAVRSSATAEDLPSASFAGQQDTYLNVIGEAAVQKHISKCWASLFTDRAVIYRIQNGFDHRKVQLCVVVQQMVFPQAAGILFTADPVSGNRKMLSIDASFGLGEALVSGLVNADNYQVSNGRIINKKILTKKLAIYALKDGGTKSHALSAEEQNKQVLTDEQILQLEQLGRKIEAHFGSPQDIEWCLLDDIFYIVQSRPITTLYPIPETNDTENHVYISVGHQQMMTDAMKPLGLSLWQLRAARPMFSAGARLFVDVTDSLSTPAGRENLLDAMGQHDPLIKDALITITERGDFIKQLPDDGKGPVLVKSTKGLSAADILAQIGNDPAIVAGLIKTNAASVETLKQNIQTKSGQDLFDFILEDIEQSKKMIFDSQHMGVIIAAMNASSWINEKMEEWLGEKNPADTLSQSAPNNITSEMGLALLDVADVIRPYPELINYLQETKKNDFLDDLIQFDGGKETRNAIYAYLEKYGMRCAGEIDITNTRWREKPSILIPLILSNIKNFEPNAGKRKFEQGKQEALKKENELLGRLTHLPDGEQKALETKQMISLLRNFAGYREYPKYGIVNRFFVYKQALLKEVEKLVDAHVFHEKEDSYYLTFEELREAVRMHQIDYQLIVERKEEHSKYEKLTPPRVITSDGEVIMGKYNRKNLPAEAIVGLAVSSGMIEGRARVILNMEDADLEDGDILVTPFTDPSWTPLFVSIKGLITEVGGLMTHGAVIAREYGLPAVVGVENATKLIKDGQRIRLNGTDGYVEILKN from the coding sequence ATGGGTAATTATGTAATTGGTTTTTACGAAATCGGCAGGTCTGAAATTTTAGAAGCAGGCGGCAAAGGCGCCAACCTTGGTGAGCTATCCAAAATTGAAGGGATAAAAGTGCCCGATGGCTTTTGCATTACAACCAGGGCCTATGAAAAAATAACGGCAAACAATAAGCAGTTTAACGATTTGTTGGACGAATTAAGCCAGCTTAAAGCAGCAGATCTGCATGCCGTTAGTAAAACCAGCGCCAAAATCAGGACACTTATTGAAAACATATCCATTCCGGATGATATTGCCCAAGAGATCGGAAAGCATCTTGCCAATTTTCACAGATATGAAGCCTTTGCTGTGCGGTCTAGTGCTACCGCTGAAGACCTTCCATCAGCATCTTTTGCCGGTCAGCAGGACACCTACCTGAACGTTATCGGAGAAGCAGCTGTCCAAAAACATATCAGCAAGTGCTGGGCATCATTATTTACCGATAGGGCGGTAATTTATCGTATTCAAAACGGTTTCGATCACCGTAAGGTGCAATTGTGTGTAGTGGTGCAGCAAATGGTCTTTCCGCAAGCGGCGGGGATTTTGTTTACTGCTGACCCGGTTTCCGGGAATCGGAAAATGTTATCCATTGATGCCAGCTTTGGGCTGGGTGAAGCACTGGTTTCGGGCCTGGTAAATGCCGATAATTATCAGGTGAGCAATGGGCGTATTATCAATAAAAAAATATTAACCAAGAAGCTGGCTATTTATGCCTTAAAGGATGGTGGTACAAAATCTCATGCACTTTCAGCGGAAGAGCAAAATAAGCAAGTGCTTACCGATGAACAGATTTTGCAGCTTGAGCAGTTGGGGCGGAAGATCGAAGCACATTTTGGTAGTCCCCAGGATATTGAATGGTGTTTGCTCGACGATATCTTTTATATCGTTCAAAGTAGGCCAATTACTACTTTATATCCCATTCCAGAAACAAACGATACTGAAAATCATGTGTATATATCTGTAGGCCATCAACAAATGATGACTGATGCCATGAAACCACTAGGGTTATCATTGTGGCAGTTAAGAGCTGCCAGACCAATGTTTAGTGCCGGAGCGAGGTTGTTTGTTGATGTAACAGATAGTTTGTCTACCCCAGCTGGGAGGGAGAATCTATTAGATGCGATGGGGCAACATGATCCGCTCATCAAAGATGCATTGATTACCATCACAGAAAGAGGAGACTTTATAAAACAACTACCAGATGATGGAAAAGGACCCGTGCTGGTCAAGAGTACTAAGGGCCTGTCGGCTGCCGATATTTTAGCGCAAATAGGAAACGACCCTGCTATCGTTGCTGGTCTGATTAAAACTAATGCGGCATCAGTAGAAACATTAAAACAAAATATCCAAACGAAATCAGGACAGGATCTATTTGATTTTATCCTGGAAGACATCGAGCAATCAAAGAAGATGATATTTGATTCTCAACATATGGGGGTGATTATCGCCGCAATGAATGCTTCATCCTGGATCAATGAAAAGATGGAAGAATGGTTGGGTGAAAAAAATCCAGCTGACACACTGTCTCAGTCGGCACCCAACAATATTACTTCAGAAATGGGCTTGGCACTATTGGATGTTGCAGATGTAATCCGTCCTTATCCAGAGCTAATTAATTATTTACAAGAGACAAAAAAGAATGATTTTTTAGATGATCTGATTCAATTTGATGGTGGAAAGGAAACCCGGAATGCAATCTATGCATATCTCGAAAAATACGGAATGCGGTGTGCGGGAGAAATTGATATTACGAACACACGCTGGCGCGAAAAACCATCCATATTAATTCCCTTAATCCTCAGCAATATCAAAAACTTTGAGCCCAATGCTGGTAAGCGGAAATTTGAGCAGGGGAAACAGGAAGCTTTAAAAAAGGAAAATGAATTATTAGGTAGATTGACTCATTTACCAGATGGTGAACAAAAAGCCCTGGAAACAAAACAAATGATCAGTTTGCTCCGAAATTTTGCCGGTTATCGTGAATATCCAAAATACGGTATTGTTAACCGCTTTTTTGTTTATAAGCAGGCTTTACTAAAAGAAGTCGAAAAACTCGTAGATGCTCATGTTTTTCATGAAAAGGAAGATAGCTATTACCTCACTTTTGAAGAACTTCGTGAAGCGGTACGCATGCATCAAATTGATTACCAGCTTATTGTTGAGCGAAAAGAAGAGCACAGCAAATACGAGAAACTTACGCCTCCACGGGTAATTACCTCTGATGGCGAAGTTATTATGGGTAAGTACAATCGCAAGAACCTTCCGGCAGAGGCCATTGTAGGTTTAGCGGTCTCTTCAGGAATGATTGAGGGGCGGGCACGGGTAATCCTAAACATGGAAGATGCTGACCTGGAAGATGGAGATATACTGGTCACCCCATTTACAGATCCCAGCTGGACTCCATTGTTCGTTTCAATAAAAGGTCTGATTACAGAAGTTGGTGGATTAATGACGCATGGTGCTGTAATTGCAAGAGAATATGGCCTGCCAGCTGTGGTTGGTGTAGAAAATGCCACCAAACTGATTAAAGACGGGCAGCGTATTAGGTTGAACGGAACGGATGGGTATGTGGAAATATTAAAAAATTAA
- a CDS encoding SDR family oxidoreductase, with protein sequence MQKTIFITGASTGLGNAAAKLFQRKGWNVIATMRNPEKDTELSALSNVTVLPLDVTNLAQIQSTTKKAIEQGVDVVFNNAGYGLIGPLEALSDEQIVKQLNTNLLGVIRVTQAFIPYFRAKKEGLFIATTSIGGLIAFPLGSTYHATKWALEGWSESMAFELNTFGVNIKTVSPGGIATDFSGRSLELASNEDYDPMVQSMMAGFGSMMETASSPEQIAAVVYEAATDGKNKLRYVAGEDAKALYAQRLAQGDEAFRADFAKVFLGN encoded by the coding sequence ATGCAAAAGACAATTTTTATTACAGGAGCTTCTACAGGTTTGGGAAATGCTGCTGCCAAATTATTTCAGCGCAAAGGTTGGAATGTAATTGCTACCATGCGCAACCCTGAAAAAGATACAGAATTAAGTGCATTAAGCAACGTTACCGTACTTCCTTTGGATGTGACCAACCTTGCTCAGATTCAATCAACTACAAAAAAAGCAATTGAACAAGGTGTAGATGTAGTATTTAACAATGCTGGTTATGGTTTAATTGGGCCATTAGAAGCACTGAGCGACGAACAGATCGTAAAACAGCTTAACACAAATCTGTTAGGTGTAATCCGTGTTACGCAGGCATTCATCCCTTATTTCAGAGCAAAGAAAGAAGGTTTGTTTATCGCAACAACTTCTATCGGCGGATTAATCGCTTTCCCGCTAGGCTCAACCTATCATGCTACAAAATGGGCATTGGAAGGCTGGAGCGAAAGCATGGCTTTTGAGCTGAACACTTTTGGTGTAAACATCAAAACCGTATCGCCAGGAGGAATTGCAACAGATTTTTCGGGCCGTTCTTTAGAACTGGCAAGCAACGAAGATTATGATCCGATGGTACAATCAATGATGGCAGGTTTTGGTTCAATGATGGAAACGGCTTCTTCTCCTGAGCAAATTGCTGCAGTTGTATACGAAGCGGCTACAGATGGCAAAAACAAACTGCGTTATGTAGCTGGTGAAGATGCCAAGGCCTTATATGCACAGCGACTGGCACAGGGTGATGAAGCTTTCAGAGCCGATTTTGCCAAGGTATTTTTAGGTAATTAA
- a CDS encoding helix-turn-helix domain-containing protein — protein sequence MEKKAPLRISTISEIHALLQVPRPTHPLISLVDNSLMATNTEMLDRPFFFNFYKISYKYSTTGRMGYGQGYYDFNEGGMMFTSPNQLIYADNEAKYYGATLLFHPDLIRNYPLGSTIKKYGFFSYETNEALFLSDKEKKIILGLFDNINEELNTSIDEISQDVLVSYIEVLLNYSNRFYKRQFITRKVVNNDVLTKIEHLLENYFTDEKSLVSGLPTVEYLAAEANLSPRYLSDMLRALTGQNTQQLIHEKLVEKAKEKLSTTELSVSEIAYQLGFEHPQSFSKFFKTKTHLSPLEFRHSFN from the coding sequence ATGGAAAAGAAAGCCCCTTTACGCATTTCAACAATCTCTGAAATACATGCGTTGCTGCAGGTTCCTAGACCCACGCATCCGTTGATCAGTTTGGTCGATAATTCGCTGATGGCCACCAATACAGAAATGTTAGACCGTCCGTTTTTTTTCAACTTTTATAAGATTTCCTATAAATATTCAACAACAGGCCGAATGGGCTATGGGCAGGGTTATTACGACTTTAACGAGGGCGGTATGATGTTTACCTCACCAAACCAGTTGATTTATGCAGATAATGAAGCTAAATATTATGGGGCTACACTTCTGTTCCACCCCGACCTCATCCGGAACTATCCGCTAGGATCGACCATAAAGAAATATGGTTTCTTCTCTTACGAAACCAATGAAGCGTTATTTCTGTCAGACAAGGAGAAGAAAATAATTTTAGGACTATTCGATAATATTAATGAAGAACTGAACACTTCTATAGATGAAATTAGCCAGGATGTGCTGGTGTCTTACATCGAAGTGTTGCTCAATTATAGCAACCGTTTTTACAAACGTCAGTTTATTACCAGAAAGGTGGTAAATAATGATGTATTAACTAAAATAGAACACTTATTGGAGAATTATTTTACTGATGAAAAATCTTTGGTTAGCGGATTGCCAACAGTTGAATACCTAGCCGCAGAGGCAAACCTTTCGCCACGTTATTTAAGCGATATGCTCAGGGCTTTGACTGGACAGAATACCCAGCAACTTATTCACGAAAAGTTAGTTGAAAAAGCAAAAGAAAAACTTTCGACGACTGAATTATCAGTAAGTGAAATTGCCTACCAGCTGGGTTTTGAGCATCCACAATCATTTAGTAAGTTCTTTAAAACAAAAACGCATTTATCTCCCTTGGAGTTTAGGCATTCTTTTAATTAG
- a CDS encoding GIY-YIG nuclease family protein, translated as MFYSYILKSEKDGKYYYGSIENLEIRLIKHNRGDVKSTKARRPFIIHFFEEFNSRSEAFRREQYYKSVNGYIYLKQNKII; from the coding sequence ATGTTTTATAGTTATATTTTGAAAAGCGAGAAAGATGGGAAGTACTATTATGGGAGTATTGAAAACCTGGAAATAAGATTAATCAAGCATAATAGGGGAGATGTAAAATCGACGAAAGCTAGGCGCCCTTTCATCATTCACTTTTTTGAAGAATTTAATTCAAGAAGTGAAGCTTTTAGAAGAGAACAATATTATAAGTCTGTAAATGGCTACATTTATTTGAAACAAAATAAAATCATATAA
- the pyk gene encoding pyruvate kinase: protein MKPFHSRTKIVATLGPASAKPDVLYSMFNAGLDVCRLNFSHGSQADHQAVLDTIRDLNQKYDYNVGILADLQGPKIRIGLVKEGGINLINGKTTVITTTECIGNEERIYITYQNFPQDVQAGEIILLDDGKLQMKVISTNLKDEVVCEVVHGGILTSRKGVNLPNTKVSIPSLTPEDRENLEFVLENDVEWIGLSFVRKAEDIIELKKIIAERGKTARVIAKIEKPEAIANIDEIIAATDGIMVARGDLGVECPMEEVPLLQKMIVAKCRAASKPVIVATQMLESMITTPRPTRAEVNDVANSVLDGADAVMLSGETSVGEFPLIVIETMQKIIQNIEQNNYPFNPDKFLKPKSPSFLSDAICDSACFLAKQTNAVGIVSMTLSGYTAFEISSHRPEALTFIFTSNRALLNAVSLLWGVRGFYYDKWESTDNTIIEVNEFLKSKKLVKQGDIIINTAAIPIEAKGKTNMLKITVID from the coding sequence ATGAAACCTTTTCATTCGAGAACTAAAATTGTTGCCACGCTTGGGCCTGCATCAGCAAAACCAGATGTATTATATAGTATGTTTAACGCAGGTTTAGATGTTTGCCGGTTAAATTTTTCACACGGATCACAAGCAGATCACCAGGCGGTTTTGGATACCATCCGCGATTTAAACCAGAAATACGATTATAATGTAGGTATCCTTGCCGATTTACAAGGTCCTAAAATCCGTATCGGTTTAGTGAAAGAAGGTGGCATTAACCTGATCAATGGTAAAACTACCGTAATTACAACTACCGAATGCATTGGTAACGAAGAACGTATTTACATTACTTACCAAAACTTCCCTCAGGATGTTCAGGCTGGCGAAATTATTCTTTTGGATGATGGAAAGCTTCAGATGAAAGTGATTTCTACCAATTTAAAAGATGAAGTAGTTTGTGAGGTTGTTCACGGTGGTATTTTAACTTCAAGAAAAGGTGTAAACCTTCCAAATACTAAAGTTTCTATTCCTTCATTAACACCAGAAGACCGCGAAAACTTAGAATTTGTTTTAGAAAACGATGTAGAATGGATCGGTTTATCTTTTGTGCGTAAGGCAGAAGATATTATCGAACTTAAAAAGATTATTGCTGAGCGTGGTAAAACAGCACGTGTAATTGCTAAAATAGAAAAACCAGAGGCTATTGCGAACATCGACGAAATTATTGCTGCAACAGATGGTATTATGGTTGCCCGTGGCGATTTGGGTGTTGAATGTCCGATGGAAGAGGTTCCATTGTTACAGAAAATGATTGTTGCTAAATGTAGAGCAGCTTCTAAACCTGTAATTGTAGCTACACAAATGTTAGAGAGCATGATCACTACCCCTCGCCCAACACGTGCAGAGGTAAATGATGTGGCCAACTCTGTTTTAGATGGTGCTGATGCAGTGATGTTAAGCGGCGAAACTTCAGTTGGAGAATTTCCACTCATTGTAATCGAAACCATGCAAAAAATTATCCAGAACATTGAGCAGAACAATTATCCTTTCAATCCTGATAAGTTTTTAAAACCAAAATCGCCATCTTTCTTAAGTGATGCGATTTGCGATTCAGCTTGTTTCTTAGCGAAACAAACTAACGCCGTAGGTATTGTATCGATGACTTTAAGCGGTTACACTGCTTTCGAAATCTCAAGTCACCGTCCGGAAGCTTTAACCTTTATTTTTACCAGCAACAGGGCATTATTAAATGCAGTAAGTTTACTTTGGGGTGTAAGAGGTTTCTATTACGATAAGTGGGAAAGTACAGATAACACTATCATTGAGGTAAACGAGTTCTTAAAAAGCAAGAAACTGGTTAAACAAGGTGATATCATTATCAATACTGCCGCTATCCCAATAGAAGCAAAAGGTAAAACCAATATGTTAAAAATTACGGTTATAGATTAA
- a CDS encoding IPExxxVDY family protein — MNKTYLKLTLDLDFILIAITAPLKDYVLCHKINTRLNTQFEKIEDHEIFFNIDEPAWSFSKYYFFVEQGEVEYYLICNKSSDGFLIPEMNKVDFFIIIKEFIDKEDLDYLINGLNKLPDIQVAAKIDPTKLKSRENLVI; from the coding sequence TTGAATAAGACTTACCTAAAACTTACCTTAGACCTTGATTTTATACTAATTGCGATCACAGCACCCTTAAAAGACTATGTACTTTGCCACAAAATTAATACCCGGCTAAATACACAATTTGAAAAAATAGAAGACCATGAAATATTTTTTAATATCGACGAACCAGCCTGGTCTTTCTCCAAATATTACTTTTTTGTAGAGCAAGGTGAGGTAGAATACTACTTAATTTGCAATAAAAGCAGCGATGGTTTTCTAATTCCGGAGATGAACAAAGTAGATTTTTTTATTATTATTAAAGAATTTATTGATAAGGAAGATTTGGATTATTTAATCAATGGTTTAAATAAACTGCCTGATATACAGGTGGCTGCAAAGATAGATCCGACCAAGTTAAAGAGCCGTGAGAATTTGGTAATATAA
- a CDS encoding acyl carrier protein, protein MSDIASRVKAIIVEKLGVDESEVTPEASFTNDLGADSLDTVELIMEFEKEFNVAIPDDQAETIGTVGQAIAYLEKNVK, encoded by the coding sequence ATGTCTGATATTGCTTCAAGAGTTAAGGCTATTATCGTAGAAAAACTAGGTGTTGACGAAAGCGAAGTTACGCCAGAGGCTTCATTCACCAACGATTTAGGTGCAGATTCTTTAGATACCGTAGAATTGATTATGGAATTTGAAAAAGAATTCAATGTAGCTATTCCTGATGATCAGGCTGAAACCATCGGTACAGTTGGCCAAGCGATTGCTTATTTGGAAAAAAACGTTAAATAG